In Rosa rugosa chromosome 4, drRosRugo1.1, whole genome shotgun sequence, the genomic stretch cactgtcagaatttcatggcggcgcgtcgaccgcgctatagttgttgagtaacattctcgtgccagctgttggcttcccctgacacagcccgtgccgttgggcgtggggaacttcataaggagcatgtacccggcaatgatgcacttgagcttgttaagtgctggtcgaccgatgatggcgttgtacgaactgaagcagtcgacaataatgaattctgtatgtacctccgccatgcaagggctagtaccaataaccagccgcatgtaatctgaccccagcggttgtgtgacgtcaccggagaagctgagcagtggctcgtgatcctggagcagttttttgttccgcttgagatggtcgtagcaaccattgaagatgacgttgacagcggatccgctatccaccaaaattctccccaccgagaatttgcccagaatggcatcgaccaagaatgggtcgtcatggggtaaatgcactccgcgctcttcctcctccgaaaaggtaataggttcccaacctgatttcgggagtttggcggatctttcgtagcggatattgcagacttcctttgggtgattagtgcgtgcatagcgcttccttgccctgtgagacatgctggtgattggggcaccgccatcgatggtgttgatgcggcccaaggtctcaacgttggcaattactggtggtggctgacgcaccttgaactggtcCATCTTGccatcacggtacaaggtctcaatggccgttttgagagcattgcaactgttggtattgtggccgctgtcctcgtggtatttgcaccacttgccggtgttcctgggcttgcctgtttttgggtattttggagggggtggcggtgggatctgatccttgcactgattgtagatgtcttcatatgaggcagtcaggaccgtgaaaactgcataccgctgcgaggactccgcctgcttgttgcggttatccccatgggttgggcggtttcccttatggtaatgctggtccttctgccgcttgctctggtggtggccctgttgccactcccttttcttgtcagttgatggtgctgagggggtcttgctagcggtttcctgatgactggaagatggctgtgttgattttggtgttagtggtggcggtggggtttctccgtatgtgatgaattccgcctgggcgtgaatgaccgcctcactcatgacgtggtcatacgtcgcattgggatgattgtagttgaggtgatagaggaacggtcccttgagcagtcccttcctgaaggccgccgacgccatcgttttgtctaggtcacggcactgagatgctgccgcccgccaccttgtgacgaaggccttcagtgactcgtcctccccctgcttgacgctgaacagctgacttgtgttgtgatgaccagcggataataagatgaaccgggagaggaaagcatgggatagtgcattgaatgaactgacagaccccggcggacactcaaagaaccagttcattgcctcgccatccaacgtttcgctaaacaagtggcacaaggtggcgtcgtcgaaccccttgttgttggtgaccttcttgaaggtgtccatgtggacgaagggatcagacattccaccgtaatgcgccatctttggggtttttgcatatgccggtctgacagcctgcagaatggcagcggtgaagggcccgggtctggaagcgaagagcggattctgagttggcgctgggacgcccgactccgcccggatcaacctctgctccagctggtgcatcctttccaatatctgggcggttgcatcgttggtggaatcagcctgGACAACCCGCTGGGACAGCCCGCGCCTTGGCACAGGCGGAATATTCTCggtccttgccctagcctccgagcggttggtgtgcgggagtgattccgctTCTTGTTCTAACATgggttggggtatgggcggtggtcccattcccaataactcgggtgggttcagcggcacctgcatctgtatgaccggccccgGCCCCAACGTTCCGGTGCCGGGTCGGCTATGCCTGGTGCTATGTGATTACTCGCTCTGTGttgggcgggcggtggcctccagcgtcttctttaattcctcgaaacgtgtcatgagcgtagccacctgccgctgggcttcagccttttccttgcgttACGCCTCACGCtccttgtttgccttgtgaagatccgccagtgctagctcgtacatagtgacgagatcttggaccggcgggcggctgctgctcggatttgcctcaccgccggggttggccggggttgtgaatagtgcgcggttaacgcctactgctgggtcgggaggttgggggacggcgggatggtctgcctgctcttcagcgtttcccccgctaccgttagtcatggtgattgtggtgggatggccttttgttcaaggattcccacagacggcgccaatgttaatgtctaaaagttcggcggtagctgaacctttgttaacgctgatccggtgggcggatcgatacttatggtgttctcaaagcctccgctacctgccaagtaaaatacaaagggcgtcagagggagaccgcgttgggcggtcttcaactctccgatgcctaagttagtcaatgtatttatgttgacaaagtaacagtaggtaaagtattgaatgcgtaattaatgaggagagaggagaggaccttttataggtgaggaagaggttgatcttctctttgttttcgatgtgggactgatatgcttcaattcccagtttcagaagcttctgatgccatcttggcgcggcgcgtggcggcgcgttggcggcgatctggaggtggtctgacgttggggctgtagcccgcctggcggtgtgtctgcatgtcattcctttggttggaatcagTACCTTCAGCGGTACAATGAGTGTAGCccgttagagctaattatgcttgcaaatgtacatgtatgtacaagtccatGTACAACTCAAAAACTCATTTTTGCCCTTAGTAAATTTCTTCATCACATCTCTTTTACATGTTGAGGCTGAAATTCCTACATATTGAGGACAAAATCCTCGACCAATCATTCCTTTAAAATCATGTTTTTCAACAAAAGTAAAAGGCAGTTCAGCTCTAATAACATAATCAACAAGttctcactacaccaaaaactgcatcacacaacactaatcacacaacggaacagAAATTGTCTGTTGTATGTTTAAGTGAACTTTATTGTACAACGGTACTAGTgatgttctgttgtgtgaatgtcaaAAAAGTGATAACTTTTTTCTCAGAACTACATTGCACAACACAATTAAGTATTGTCCGTTGTCTGAGTGTTAAAAaatttagcggcagatttccctccactCTCGAGTCATAATTCCCTTCAGATGGTATGAAATGTGGGCTACTAGGTACAACGGTATAGCTATTTCTGTTGTATGATTGAAAGCTGGGCGCCAAATTTTGAGGAAACTCGCTTGAATGTCTTGGTTGCAAATTCTACTAGGTATACCTAGTGCAAGACGCAGAAATTGCACAACGGATTTTAGccattctgttgtctgaactaGAAACATAGGCGGTAAATTTTTGAGCCAAAATGAAGCAGGCGGCATGTTTCCCTCCATGTTTTGGCATTTATTTTCAGTAGTACACTCTTACGACAGTTTATTACGTTTCTGTTGTGGGAGTGACTTTCAGAATTAATTGAGGTTTAAAGCCTATTCCACATCGcgtccaaaagaaaaaaagaaagaaagcgaaAGTGCGAAACCTACCCTCTCGACCCTCTGTCTCAACATCAGTTTCTAGCCTCCACGAAAtcgagcctctctctctctctctctcgagcaGCTCTCCTTCGCTCCTCTCTTTCCTGCACCACTcgtctcttcttcatcttctgattctctcgctcttcttattcttcttcttcttcttcttctgctctcAGAACCCATCACCACCGTCCGATTCTCTGACCATCCGGCCACCCCCTCTGCTGCAATAGCCGATCACTACTCCCTACCGCTTCCACCCACTTCGCCAAGCGCTTCTCCTCCCTCTCCCCGCACGTTGTCGCCACTCCGTTAACCCCCTCGCCGTCAGGTActcttctctctccatctcaaaaccctagatttcCCCCTTTTTCCTAATGCTTCGTTGTTTTGATTGAGTGGGTTTTCATCGGCGTAGTGTTCTCTGCTATGGAATTAGGGGTTGAGTCTAGCTATCGTCATCGCCGTCAAAGACCTCGATGTGCAGAAACAGATTCATTCTGCAACAACATTTTTGGGTTTTGGCATAGTCTCCATCGAAGACCTCGACTCGTTCTCCAGCTCATTCCGGGGCTGTTGAAGGCTTTCTCTTTGTCGTTAAGAAGTAATAGTTTCAAtttctttgttcttgttttggcagtAACCCTCTATTACATCGTGTTAATTCCAAGTTGGAAGTGATTGTTGTTCTAGATTATGTATTGATTGTTGCCTAAATTGGATGCAGACACCATAGAAATCTTCAAAGGGTAAGCAAACTGTGAATTTCTTTTTCCTCAGCCTCAGAACCTCTTGACATAGATGATTCTGAATAGATGTTGAATGACGATGAGCTGTTTTTCAACACTATGGCAGAGGATGGAAGCGATGAGGAGGTGGGCTTTTGCTACTCTAATTTGTAACATTAAAGAGCACCTGATTGTATCTTAATGGATTGATATATTGGAGCTTTTATATATTATGCTTCTGGTGGGGAAACTCAAGAATTCTCTATGGATAAGTACTAAAGTGAATATATAGGTTTGTAAGTTTGTGTGTGTTCTTACATGTGTGCCTAACCATCAGCAATCGAATTAGTTCGAATGGCGTTGCTAGAGTATGATTAAACTCTGGATTTGTAATTACTGCTTATCTGGTATGGGGCTATGGGCCACAATTTGCAAGAACATTCTGTAGTCTCACGGTGGACCTTAACATACTCTATCGACTCTTATCAGCTGTCACCAGCTGATTCTCATCTGCATCTCCAATAGCACAACATTTTGCTCGCATGTGTTCCTGGATTGGAAATTAGGATACCAATTTCatctgattttatttatttgaagTCCTTCATGTTCTTGCTTGTATGTGGCTATTTTTGGATATCAGTGATCCAAtatttttctattgttttgccTGATTTTATACTTTATAGATTTACTCTTAATCTTCACAGGTAGCTGAAAAATTAACGATTATGAATGAAGAATGTTTAGATGAAGAATATACCAATGAgtatgatgaagaagaagaggaaaaccaCTATGCTTCTCGTGCCATATCCAAGATGCAACCCAGGTAGGGTTTTTACTTAAATCAGTACTTCAAGATCGATCATTATCTTCAACTATTGGTATTCTTAAACTGACCATCTCAGTGAAAAAGTTACAGGAGAGTTTTATATATGCTCACATATTGAGCTTTCTGGGATCTCTTGCAGGAGGTCTAGTGTATCCAAGGCTTACTGGGATGATGAGATGGGCATGGCTGTCGTATTTCCAAAGGGCAGAATTTGGAGAACCACGGGAATCTCTCGTAATGGCAAGCTCTATATCTCCATTGAGGAAGTTTTGTAAGTGAAAAGAGAACTTCTTTTTGTTGTGATTCTTGTTTTGAttacatcctttttttttttttttggtgggatTCTCTGGCAAATTACTAGGATTTTAAACTTTATGAAAAATAGGGGATATAGATTTGACTGGAAAGAGCTGGACTTGTTCATTCTTCATACAACTGATTTCATTGACTTATTCAGAGATTAAATTTTGAACATTTTGTTTATAGCTTAAAGTTTTTCCTTTCAAACTTCCATGGTGTATGTGGCCTTTTAGTTGTTTCCTTTTCAATGGTTTTTGTTGTAGTTATCATTATGAGGTCAACGAAATTTTAATGTGAGCTACAATTGACCTGCCCTAAAGAAAAATTTGGGACTGTCAAATATATTTAGTAGGTGCTTTGTGTACATGAAAGCTCTAATTTTATTCACTACCTTCAGGCCCTTCCTTGCAGGTCATGATACTGAACTATTAGTATATTGTAACAATCCTTTTATAGGTATTTGGTTGAAATAGGGGCTTTGCTTCTCTTGGATGGTAGTGATACTAGTATTTCCTTGGAAGATATATATACAAAGGTTTCAGATGGAAAGAATAAGTTCTTGTTGGAGGAATTTAGAGCTTATAGGCAACTCAGATACCTTGGGTACATTGTTGCGAGACATGGTATTCCCTGGTCTAGCAAGGGTGTCAAGACTAACTGTGAATCTGTTTCTTCTCAAGTTTGTCCTGAAGCTGAAGAGATTAGGTCTGTCAATGGATTGTCCAATGGGATACAAATTAATGATACTTGACCTTTTGGTTACTTGTTTGGTAGCAATATAGTCTTGCTCATATTTCCAGGAAATTTCTATACTTGTCATCTTGAGGCctcattttgtttcttcaaaagCAGTATATTAGTTTTCATACTTGACCTTTTGGTTACTTGTCTCACACCCAGCAAGGAATGCTGTCCGCCTTTTTGGGCAAGTTTTAATTGATGTGTCTTTCgttttggagtttgtgttatgaTTAATGGAGTTGAGAGGAAACTATACTAAAGCTATGTTTTAGTTCATTTAGAATTCTGGAGTCTAGTGCTTTTTGTTGCGGATAGTTGATTAGGTTGTCAGCAATTTACCCCAAAGGCAGTTTCTTGACACCTATTgtgtctttctttctttgttttgttttgtctaCTGAGCATAGAAAATCTGATCAGTTTGTCAACGTCAGATTTAAGGAGATATAAGACGTCATAGATTTGTATAAACTGCTTGTTAAGAGGATCTCATTTCTGTAGCCTTTACTTTTATGTCATCATACAATAAACATACTAGTAAAATGCAAACTAAGAGAAGAGGTAGAAATCTGTCAAGAACAAATTAGTTATTGCTATTCTAGTACCTAGTACCTCTGTCTTATTTGAGATAATTGTTCTATCCTTACTTTTGTTATACTTATTAATTATTATCTCCGTCTTTGCTATGCGAAGAGGGGAATGGAGGAGATGGTGAGTACTTAAAGTACTTGGCTTATACAATCATAAGTCTGACTTATCTATGTTTGTCTTCTTGCAGTAATGAAGATAGGGCTTCAAATACAAATGCAGTAGAATCTactggaaaagaaaaggagagattTGATCTACAAAAAGCACTTTTGGCTGCTCTTTTCAATGCTCCTGAGAGACCCAAGGAGCCGGAGCTAGAAAGACCTCAGGAGCCGGAGCtaccaaaaaaaagaatagtAAAGATCAAGCAAGGGTCATTGGGAAATCAAGCATGGACTACAAAGCTatactttcttctttctttcatcATGCAAAACTTAGGAAACTTAAAAGCTTCTTAGTCTATGATATGTATGAATGCTAGCTTTAGCAATGTTccttaaattcaatatttgatgaattgatgtaTCACAATGCTTTTGGTACAAATAttgatcatttgatggtttgcattcaATTTGTCATCCAATTGATCACTATTATATCCATTCAGAATTTGGGTATTCACACAACGCATTCATAGATATCACACAATGGATTTTAATAAGTAATATCGTCTAGTTTTAatctcatacaacagaaaagACTAGAACTCAGTTGTCCTAGTCTAAATCACACAACAGCGCGCTATACTACAAAACCATTGTATGAAAGTCTCAACCCACAACGGCAAAAAagcaaattctgttgtgtgaactgctGCGCACAAGTGCTGCGCATAGGTGCGTCCGACATCTGTCGAGTTCTTGGACAACGGTTTTAAGAAATATACGTCGACTGATTTTGTATCATacaacggtgaattcaccgtcgtctgatttttcatcagacaacatcgagatagacgacggtgagtcttcaaatcagacgacgtTTTTTCACCgtcgtgtgatgcagtttttggtgtagtgtctCTACGTGCAACATTCTTATCGTAAGCAAAACTAGTGATATTTCCagaaggattaaattcagtttagtccctcagactttaggccaaacatcagtttggtccctcctctttttttttaatcaaactcatccctgatctctcGAATAGCATCAacctcgtccaaaatttgaatccggCCCCAAAAGTGACGTCATCTGCTGAGCTGGAGCAGACAAGGAGGTCCCACAggaagggcataatggacatttcgtatttaatctaatttctattttttttttctcttattttctctctctcgctctctctcactcacatctgaaacagagagaggagctctctctctcctctctcactCACACATATTCCCAGCCACCGTGAACACCAGCCGGCCACCATGAATCCTCTGCTCACACCCTCGACCACCTCCACACCCTCAACACATATCTTGCCAATAACCTATACAATCAAGACTCAATCACCCCGAACCGACAGTAGCAgagaaaattacctaaacacatccACCATAACCAAGAACAAATTTCAGTATCACAATTAAGTCTTCACAGCTTGCAACAGTACACGCCCTTCCTATTCCACCACATTAGTTTTCCAAAGGAACAAACAAGCACTCCACTCTACTCTACTCTACTCCAGTGTATAGCAGAGAGTAACAAATGCATCAGAAAGACTATAAAGATCTAAAATTGCGAAAAGTATCAACACATACGTGGACTTGAAAGCACCGCTGGTAGCCCCAATCGGAGTGCTGAAGGCCACCTCTTGAAAAGGGCCGGGCATCTTCCTGCGAGGGAACCACCCGAGGTCGCCGCCTTTCTTCCCTGAAGGACACTTGGAGTACTCGGAGGCCAACTTAGTGAACTCCGCCGGAGGGACCTTATCGCCGTTTCCGAGCCAGCCGTCCTGCAACTTCTTGTAGGCTTCGTTGATCTTTCCCTGCTTCTCACAAAGTAAGTGCCTTGCCTTCACATACGTGCAGGTGCCGAGCCCATCGGAAGCTCCGCCCTTGCCGGACTTTCCTTTTCCCTTAGAGCCGCCGCCCTCGTCGCAGCCGGCGCCGGCTGCGGCTTTTCCCTTGCCTTTTCCTCCGGCCTTGGCGTCCTTGCCCAtctctaaaaccctaaaatttcacaaaattaacaaaatttGCGAGGATCTTTCGCCAAAAATCAAATCTTGAAACTGCGGAGGCTCACCTTCTGAGATTGCCAACCTAAGATGAAATGCTAGCACCTATTTAACCTCAAATTTGTGCGAGCCGACGTCGCAGAGCGCGAAGACCGAGTCGGCCACGAGGATCGGGCTGCGGGGCTTGGACGGAAGATTGGAATAGAATTTGAGCCAGTGGTTGCCGGCGCCGGCGGAGAAGTAAAGCGCGACGAGCTAGGTAAGGACCATGACGCGGGTGGCGGAGTCAACGAGGACGGAGCCGTGCCTTGACCAGGCGGAGCCGAGCTGAGGTAAGGTGAGGAAGCGGCGGGTGAGAGGGTTGCAGACGACGAGGGACTTGGTGGAGTGGCGGGAGTCGGCCCAGAGGtagaggaggccggaggaggaGGCGACGGGGTGGGGGGAGCGGAAGGGGAGGAAATCGAGGGGGAAGCGGAGCCAGCAGTGGAGGTCGATGTTAGAGGTTGGTACTtgctctctctcactccaccaTGAGGGTGTGGAGTTTGGTCGAGGGTGTGGAGGTGGTCGAGGGTGTGGAGGTGGTCGAGGGTGTGAGCAGAGATTCATGGTGGCCGGCCGGTGTTCATGGTGGCTGGGaatatgtgtgtgtgagagagagagagagagagctcctctctctgtttcagatgtgagtgagagagagagcgagagagagaagagagagaaaataagagaaaaaaaaatagaaattagattaaatacgaaatgtccattatgcccttccTGTGGGACCTCCTTGTCTGCTCCAGCTCAGCAGATGACGTCACATTTGGGGccggattcaaattttggacgaggttgatgcaattcgagagatcagggatgagtttgattaaaaaaaaaagatgagggaccaaactgatgtttggcctaaagtctgagggactaaactgaatttaatcctttccAGAACTATCAAGACCTAATCTTTTCTGCCCTTTTTCATGAATTTGTAAATGCCTTCTTAAATGACTAGTACCAGCACTCGCACCACCTCTAAGCAATGCCTTACAAACCCCACATTTATTTTTTGGTACCATACTTCCATGGTCATTAACTTGAACCCTTTCAAAAAACTCCCAAACATTACTAGTGAAT encodes the following:
- the LOC133707549 gene encoding uncharacterized protein LOC133707549 — protein: MGKDAKAGGKGKGKAAAGAGCDEGGGSKGKGKSGKGGASDGLGTCTYVKARHLLCEKQGKINEAYKKLQDGWLGNGDKVPPAEFTKLASEYSKCPSGKKGGDLGWFPRRKMPGPFQEVAFSTPIGATSGAFKSTYVLILFAILDLYSLSDAFVTLCYTLE